The following proteins are encoded in a genomic region of Spirosoma sp. SC4-14:
- a CDS encoding APC family permease, protein MIDSTPSNSSSGSSGAHGVEPVLPRRLNLLQGTALNMIDMVGIGPFVVLPLVIKTLGGPQFLWAWILGALVSVIDAFVWAELGAAFPQAGGSYNFLKISYGERRWGKLLSFLYVWQTLIQAPLVVASGAIGFSQYASYLVPLDDWQRRAVSGGIVVLIIILLYRKIDSIGKIGLVMWGAVLITLGWIIVGGLSNSRIPLAETLQSMGSVSGGLIAAGLGQASVKTIYCYLGYYNVCHLGSEIQKPTRNIPASMFISIAGIAALYLLMNLSVVSVVPWQIAQNSDFIVSTFVETLYGPSAAKLATVLVLLVAFSSLFAVLLGYSRVPYAAAADGQFFPIFARLHPTRQFPYISLLFLGGLGFVFSLLFRLGDVITAILAMRIVVQFVGQAIGLLLLHRRRKASEFPFRMPLYPVPVLLAIGVWLFIFFSTGLTFMLSGLLVISAGVVAFLVSAVVRKQWPFGA, encoded by the coding sequence TTGATTGATTCTACCCCCTCCAATTCCTCGTCAGGATCGTCGGGAGCGCATGGTGTTGAGCCAGTGTTGCCGCGACGTCTGAATTTGCTTCAGGGAACGGCTCTGAACATGATCGACATGGTCGGTATTGGGCCGTTTGTGGTATTGCCGCTGGTAATTAAAACTCTGGGTGGACCACAATTCTTATGGGCATGGATACTGGGCGCACTCGTGTCGGTTATCGATGCTTTTGTTTGGGCTGAGCTGGGAGCGGCTTTCCCGCAGGCGGGAGGAAGCTATAATTTTCTGAAAATTTCGTATGGTGAACGCCGTTGGGGAAAGCTCCTGTCGTTTCTGTATGTTTGGCAAACGCTGATTCAGGCACCGTTGGTGGTGGCTTCGGGGGCAATCGGTTTTTCGCAGTATGCATCGTATCTGGTGCCGCTCGATGACTGGCAGCGTCGGGCCGTTTCGGGCGGTATTGTTGTGTTGATTATTATCCTCTTATATCGGAAAATCGACTCTATCGGCAAGATTGGCCTGGTAATGTGGGGAGCTGTGTTGATCACACTCGGCTGGATAATTGTGGGTGGACTCAGCAATTCGCGCATTCCGCTGGCAGAAACACTACAATCGATGGGCTCGGTTAGTGGCGGATTGATTGCGGCTGGTTTGGGGCAGGCTTCCGTGAAAACAATCTATTGTTATTTAGGCTACTACAATGTTTGCCATCTGGGTAGCGAAATTCAGAAGCCAACCCGCAATATTCCGGCCAGCATGTTTATCTCCATTGCTGGCATTGCTGCCCTGTATTTGCTCATGAACCTAAGCGTGGTCAGTGTGGTGCCGTGGCAAATTGCGCAAAACAGCGATTTCATTGTCAGCACATTCGTAGAAACGCTCTATGGGCCATCAGCCGCTAAACTAGCCACGGTGCTGGTATTGCTGGTTGCCTTTTCGTCTTTATTTGCCGTCTTGCTGGGTTATTCGAGAGTGCCGTACGCGGCTGCCGCCGACGGACAATTCTTCCCAATTTTTGCCCGGCTTCATCCAACCCGTCAGTTTCCCTATATTTCGCTGCTTTTTCTGGGCGGGTTGGGGTTTGTGTTCAGTCTCTTATTCCGACTGGGCGATGTCATTACGGCTATTCTGGCTATGCGGATTGTAGTTCAGTTTGTTGGGCAGGCCATTGGTCTGTTGTTGTTGCACCGTCGACGGAAAGCATCGGAATTTCCGTTTCGTATGCCGTTATATCCAGTTCCCGTGTTATTGGCCATTGGTGTCTGGCTCTTTATTTTCTTCTCAACGGGCCTTACGTTTATGCTTTCGGGCTTGCTCGTAATTAGTGCGGGCGTTGTTGCATTTCTTGTTTCGGCGGTTGTGCGTAAGCAATGGCCATTTGGGGCATAG
- a CDS encoding FAD-linked oxidase C-terminal domain-containing protein, producing MDSEVIRRLADQLSGDIYDSPTYRTLYATDASAYREVPTAVAFPKTIDDLKALIAFAREHKTSLIPRTAGTSLAGQVVGNGIVVDVSRHFTNILEVNPEERWVRVQPGVVRDELNIFLKPYGLYFGPETSTANRAMIGGMVGNNSCGSNSVVYRATREHTLSVKALLSDGSEAEFGALTRWEFTKQLAEASQKTTEVTRSSAALADKILSTTNAILADSVNQREIRKNFPKKSIERRNTGYALDVLLDMEPFTSGGEPFNLAKLIAGSEGTLCFLTEIKLNLVPLPPKEGGLVCIHCHSIDEALRATLVALNYKPYAVELIDDIILERADSNPEQRKNSFFVQKTPSDHFPIILVVDLSRDTQAEIKALAGAMEAELRTEGLGYHYPLLFGEDTKKIWTLRKAGLGLLGNLPGDEKAVAVIEDTAVDVRDLPNYIRDFNEILHKHNMHSVHYAHAGSGELHLRPIINLKTEEGHRQYRMIAEEIATLVKKYDGSLSGEHGDGRLRGEFIPQMVGPHNYELMRQIKHTWDPEGIFNPGKIVETPPMDTFLRYEAGQQTPEFKSYFRYKDQNVLQHAEQCNGSGDCRKTQLSGGTMCPSYMATRNEKDTTRARANILREMLTRSPKENRFDHEEIKEVYDLCLSCKGCKSECPSNVDVAKLKAEFLQHYYDTNGVPVRSQLIANFARLSSLASVVPWAWNGVLGTPSLRRIANRMVGFHPDRTMPLLSNVTLKKWAEDRHTPPLSARSLLLFCDEFTNYNDVEVGQKAIQLFEQLGYTVIIPEHGESGRAALSKGMLKYAKKLAERNIHLLKDVVTTETPLVGLEPSAILTFRDEYPDLVDESLMADAKRLAENTLTFEEFIARESDAGRIKPEQFTTEKRLIKLHGHCQQKAVSSLVPGKKALSLPANYTTQLIPSGCCGMAGSFGYEAEHYDVSMQIGELVLFPTVRQQPDEVIIAAPGTSCRHQIKDGTARKAKHPAEILFEALN from the coding sequence GCTGGGCAGGTTGTAGGCAATGGTATTGTTGTTGACGTTTCCAGACACTTCACCAATATTCTGGAAGTTAACCCCGAAGAACGATGGGTACGGGTGCAGCCAGGTGTTGTACGCGACGAACTGAATATCTTTCTGAAACCCTACGGTCTCTATTTTGGCCCCGAAACCTCTACGGCAAACCGGGCTATGATTGGCGGAATGGTGGGCAACAACTCGTGCGGTTCTAACTCCGTTGTTTACCGGGCAACCCGCGAACACACGCTGTCGGTAAAAGCCTTGCTCTCCGACGGTTCAGAAGCCGAATTTGGCGCGTTAACTAGGTGGGAGTTCACAAAACAGCTTGCCGAAGCCAGTCAAAAAACGACAGAAGTAACCCGGAGTTCAGCAGCGCTGGCCGATAAAATTCTATCGACAACCAATGCCATTTTAGCCGATTCTGTCAATCAGAGAGAAATTCGGAAAAATTTCCCAAAAAAATCCATTGAGCGACGGAATACGGGCTATGCCCTGGATGTGCTGCTGGATATGGAGCCATTTACATCGGGCGGAGAACCGTTCAATCTGGCAAAGTTGATTGCAGGCTCCGAAGGAACACTTTGCTTTCTGACCGAAATAAAGCTGAATCTGGTTCCGTTGCCGCCTAAAGAAGGGGGCCTGGTTTGTATTCACTGCCACTCTATCGACGAAGCCTTACGGGCTACCCTGGTGGCTCTCAACTATAAGCCCTATGCCGTCGAACTGATCGACGATATTATTCTGGAACGGGCCGATTCAAATCCTGAGCAGCGAAAAAACAGCTTTTTTGTTCAAAAAACGCCTAGTGATCATTTTCCGATCATTCTGGTTGTCGACCTTTCCCGCGATACGCAGGCCGAAATAAAAGCCCTGGCCGGTGCCATGGAGGCCGAGCTGCGAACCGAAGGGTTGGGCTACCACTATCCGCTCCTGTTTGGCGAAGACACCAAGAAAATATGGACACTCAGGAAAGCTGGACTGGGGCTGCTGGGAAATCTCCCCGGCGACGAAAAAGCGGTAGCCGTAATTGAAGATACGGCCGTCGATGTTCGTGACCTGCCCAATTATATCCGCGACTTCAATGAGATTCTACACAAGCATAATATGCATTCGGTACATTATGCCCATGCCGGTTCGGGTGAATTGCATCTGCGACCAATTATCAATCTAAAAACCGAAGAAGGCCATCGGCAGTATCGGATGATTGCCGAAGAAATTGCAACCCTTGTCAAAAAATACGACGGGTCGCTGTCGGGTGAACATGGCGACGGACGCTTGCGGGGCGAATTTATTCCGCAAATGGTTGGACCGCACAACTATGAGTTGATGCGGCAAATCAAGCATACGTGGGACCCGGAAGGTATTTTCAACCCCGGCAAAATTGTTGAAACGCCCCCCATGGACACATTCCTGCGGTATGAAGCGGGCCAGCAAACACCAGAGTTTAAGAGCTATTTTCGCTATAAGGACCAGAACGTACTGCAACATGCCGAACAGTGCAACGGGTCGGGCGATTGCCGGAAAACGCAATTATCGGGCGGAACCATGTGCCCCAGCTACATGGCCACCCGCAATGAGAAAGACACAACCCGGGCACGGGCCAACATCCTGCGCGAGATGCTGACGCGGTCGCCGAAGGAAAACCGGTTCGATCATGAAGAAATCAAAGAGGTGTATGACCTCTGCCTGTCGTGCAAAGGTTGTAAGAGCGAATGCCCATCAAACGTTGATGTAGCCAAGCTAAAAGCCGAATTTCTGCAACACTACTACGACACCAACGGTGTTCCGGTTCGGTCGCAGTTGATCGCCAATTTTGCCCGCCTGTCGAGTCTGGCATCGGTTGTCCCCTGGGCCTGGAATGGCGTGTTGGGTACGCCTTCGCTCCGGCGCATTGCAAACCGTATGGTTGGTTTCCACCCCGACCGAACCATGCCTTTGCTCAGCAATGTGACGTTGAAAAAGTGGGCAGAGGACCGCCACACCCCACCACTCTCCGCACGAAGCCTTTTGCTCTTCTGCGATGAGTTTACGAATTACAACGATGTAGAGGTTGGGCAGAAGGCCATTCAGCTATTCGAGCAACTTGGCTATACGGTTATTATTCCGGAACATGGCGAAAGTGGCCGAGCGGCTTTGTCGAAAGGAATGCTGAAATATGCTAAAAAGCTGGCCGAACGGAATATTCACTTATTAAAAGATGTAGTTACGACCGAAACACCGCTGGTCGGTCTTGAGCCATCGGCCATTCTTACCTTCCGCGACGAATATCCCGATCTGGTCGATGAATCGCTGATGGCCGATGCCAAACGACTGGCCGAAAACACGCTGACCTTCGAAGAATTCATTGCCCGTGAATCGGATGCGGGGCGAATCAAGCCAGAACAGTTTACGACCGAAAAACGGCTGATTAAACTTCATGGCCATTGCCAGCAGAAAGCAGTATCGTCGTTAGTACCGGGCAAAAAAGCGTTGTCGTTACCCGCCAATTATACGACACAGTTGATTCCTTCGGGTTGTTGTGGTATGGCCGGTTCATTTGGCTACGAAGCCGAACATTATGATGTTTCGATGCAAATTGGTGAACTCGTCCTGTTTCCGACTGTTCGCCAGCAACCCGATGAGGTGATTATTGCCGCTCCTGGCACTTCATGCCGCCATCAGATCAAAGATGGCACAGCACGAAAAGCCAAACATCCGGCCGAAATCTTATTCGAAGCCCTAAACTAG
- a CDS encoding GEVED domain-containing protein yields MINSIRLIFISSCILFWFSASAQRVPNSTQLKCATPDLTTAQLQALNNQAAFALKIKQASGVGQTGIKYVPIRPHIFRRSDGTGGMALAKLNNIIALTNSYYLLNGSGIQFYLAGTTPDYIDNDALYTSFPAYNETSVEGRDALNAMNQYYVNAFDQNNLGGYAHFPNIDNIQSTRSFILNESDENDLGNRLIPHELGHSFSLYHTFGNLSSGTDELVTRGTGANCATAGDELCDTPADPYGKTGATTVYINGCETYNGIAKDAQGKPYSPSMTNIMSYYFPCTHDFTPGQYERIQAGLALRQTHTSYSLNYPPTVVAAPTNVSAVINSGNVVLTWQDNGTNEMGYFIERSTSGTTGFVPVGGVATDATTYTDTKAAPLTTYYYRVRPSNSTTQGISPVVSIATPACHPFYYYNCADGDGLKSLVVNGTVLSQNSGCSLGGYSSSTVVSGTVTSGQSVTFTGTLLNSTYSEGVAIWADLNRNGLFETSQNELLYQTPSSTTAPFSGSLSFPASLTAGPIAIRVVVAYNLVPSDPCGIYTYGETEDYQLLVVNPPSADLSLSIQASNRTPLVNQTMSVSVTIQNNGPNNATGISWQNRLPSTLSFVSGSAGVVSSGTAIGGSGIAINSGASATFSYQVKPTQAGTYLNAAQIITSNQTDPDSQPGSGTGDGQDDTATLDIRTPDSSTAIYASPNPNQTPLPAVSSNQPAPDPTKADLSLALSVDTRTPKSGQPVTFSVIVSNAGGSTASTVVVRDTLWGMTFVGSPSGVSVVGSGNGYSIVQATIASIAAGSSARLVFTATPTSTGHSINSAQIWSSTPSDPDSTPGSATPTANNLNGEDDTASIDLRVGS; encoded by the coding sequence ATGATAAACTCTATACGGCTAATTTTTATAAGTAGCTGTATTTTGTTCTGGTTTTCGGCATCGGCGCAACGTGTTCCCAACAGCACGCAACTCAAATGCGCTACGCCCGATCTGACAACAGCTCAACTACAGGCGTTGAATAATCAGGCAGCGTTTGCCTTAAAGATTAAACAAGCGTCGGGAGTTGGCCAGACCGGAATTAAATACGTGCCAATCCGTCCGCATATTTTTCGGCGTAGCGACGGAACGGGTGGCATGGCACTGGCAAAACTGAACAACATCATTGCCCTTACAAATAGCTATTACCTGCTCAACGGTAGTGGCATTCAATTCTATTTAGCCGGTACTACCCCCGACTATATCGACAACGATGCTCTCTATACTAGTTTTCCGGCTTATAATGAGACATCCGTTGAGGGTCGCGATGCGCTCAATGCCATGAACCAATATTATGTGAATGCATTCGATCAGAATAATCTGGGTGGTTATGCGCATTTTCCAAACATTGATAACATTCAATCGACGCGCTCATTTATCCTGAATGAAAGTGACGAGAACGATCTGGGCAATCGGCTGATACCGCACGAACTTGGTCACAGCTTCAGTTTGTATCATACATTCGGCAACCTGAGTTCGGGCACCGATGAACTGGTAACACGCGGAACCGGAGCCAATTGTGCCACAGCGGGCGATGAACTCTGCGACACGCCAGCAGACCCCTACGGCAAAACCGGAGCCACTACGGTTTACATCAATGGTTGCGAAACGTACAACGGCATTGCCAAGGATGCGCAGGGCAAACCTTATTCGCCTTCCATGACTAACATTATGTCGTATTACTTTCCCTGTACGCACGATTTCACACCAGGGCAGTATGAACGCATACAGGCCGGACTGGCCCTCCGCCAGACCCATACCTCCTATTCCCTCAATTATCCACCGACAGTGGTGGCGGCTCCCACCAATGTTTCAGCCGTAATCAACAGCGGCAATGTCGTACTCACCTGGCAGGATAATGGAACCAATGAAATGGGCTATTTCATCGAACGATCTACCTCAGGAACAACTGGATTTGTTCCGGTAGGTGGCGTTGCTACCGATGCGACTACCTATACAGATACGAAGGCCGCGCCACTAACTACCTATTACTACCGTGTTCGCCCATCCAATAGTACAACACAGGGAATAAGCCCTGTTGTTAGTATTGCAACCCCAGCCTGCCATCCTTTTTATTATTACAACTGTGCCGATGGCGACGGCCTGAAAAGCCTGGTTGTTAATGGCACCGTACTAAGTCAAAATTCGGGTTGCTCGCTGGGGGGATATAGTTCCAGCACGGTGGTTTCGGGCACCGTTACCAGCGGTCAGTCGGTTACGTTTACGGGCACATTACTCAACTCAACCTATTCAGAAGGCGTTGCGATCTGGGCCGATCTGAACCGGAATGGCCTGTTTGAAACCAGCCAGAACGAGCTTTTATACCAAACGCCCAGCAGCACAACGGCACCTTTTTCGGGAAGCTTATCGTTTCCGGCCAGCCTTACGGCGGGCCCAATAGCTATACGTGTGGTTGTAGCCTATAACCTGGTTCCATCAGACCCCTGTGGCATTTACACTTACGGAGAAACGGAAGATTATCAACTCCTGGTAGTGAACCCGCCATCGGCCGATCTGAGTTTGAGTATTCAGGCTAGTAACCGCACGCCATTAGTGAATCAGACGATGAGTGTATCCGTAACAATTCAGAACAATGGGCCCAACAATGCAACAGGAATCAGTTGGCAAAACCGTCTGCCGTCTACTCTTAGTTTCGTTAGTGGCAGTGCGGGCGTTGTTAGCTCAGGCACCGCAATTGGTGGTAGTGGTATTGCAATTAACAGCGGGGCTTCGGCCACGTTTTCCTATCAGGTAAAACCTACCCAAGCGGGTACTTACCTGAATGCCGCTCAGATCATAACCAGCAACCAAACCGATCCAGACTCACAACCGGGCTCGGGTACGGGCGACGGCCAGGATGATACTGCAACCCTGGACATTCGAACACCCGACAGCAGTACGGCTATTTATGCCTCTCCTAATCCGAATCAGACACCGCTTCCGGCTGTATCGTCAAACCAGCCTGCTCCCGACCCCACAAAAGCCGATTTGTCGCTGGCCCTAAGCGTCGATACGAGAACACCGAAATCAGGGCAACCCGTAACGTTTTCGGTCATAGTCAGCAATGCGGGCGGCTCGACGGCCAGTACGGTTGTGGTTCGGGATACATTGTGGGGAATGACGTTTGTAGGTTCGCCATCTGGTGTAAGCGTAGTAGGTAGTGGGAATGGCTACAGCATTGTTCAGGCTACAATTGCTTCGATTGCCGCTGGTAGCTCGGCTCGATTAGTCTTTACGGCTACCCCAACGTCAACGGGCCATAGTATCAATTCGGCTCAGATATGGTCGTCGACCCCATCAGACCCCGACTCAACGCCAGGTTCGGCAACGCCAACAGCCAATAATCTGAACGGCGAAGACGACACCGCTTCAATTGATCTGCGAGTGGGTTCATAA